A region from the Pontixanthobacter aestiaquae genome encodes:
- the ykgO gene encoding type B 50S ribosomal protein L36 has protein sequence MKIRNSLKSLKNRHRDCRVIRRRGRTYVINKTNRRFKARQG, from the coding sequence ATGAAAATCCGCAACAGCCTCAAGTCGCTGAAAAACCGTCACCGCGATTGCCGCGTTATTCGCCGCCGTGGCCGGACCTATGTAATCAACAAGACCAACCGCCGCTTCAAAGCCCGCCAAGGGTAA
- a CDS encoding HAD family hydrolase produces the protein MRLLFAKLIHDAEELDWFLANVVTEEWHMEHDSGRPIAAMVAERIALFPDYAEQISAYHRRFLETIPARVPGTVELVERLHSRNVPLFAITNFGTDFWAEYRPTEPAFDLFIDIVVSGHERMVKPDPAIFHLAEKRFGRPASAMLFIDDNAANIAAAHQLGWHTHHFTDAARLEAELTTRGLIA, from the coding sequence ATGCGGCTGCTGTTCGCAAAACTGATCCACGATGCAGAGGAACTGGACTGGTTTCTTGCCAATGTCGTTACGGAAGAATGGCATATGGAGCATGATTCGGGCCGCCCGATTGCCGCTATGGTGGCAGAGCGGATCGCTTTGTTTCCAGACTATGCGGAACAGATTTCCGCCTATCATCGGCGCTTTCTCGAAACGATCCCGGCGCGGGTTCCCGGTACGGTGGAACTGGTCGAACGCCTGCATTCCCGCAATGTCCCGCTATTTGCCATCACCAATTTCGGGACAGATTTTTGGGCGGAATATCGGCCCACCGAACCGGCGTTCGATCTGTTCATCGATATCGTGGTGTCCGGCCATGAGCGGATGGTAAAGCCCGATCCTGCGATTTTCCATCTGGCGGAGAAGCGCTTTGGCCGGCCAGCCTCCGCGATGCTGTTTATCGATGACAATGCGGCTAACATCGCCGCGGCCCACCAGCTGGGCTGGCACACGCATCATTTTACCGATGCCGCAAGGTTGGAGGCGGAACTGACCACGCGGGGCCTTATAGCGTAG
- a CDS encoding CC_3452 family protein produces the protein MTLPLSTSISSAFLRNTGAIAMAMLYTVLTFGATLAPAAAEARTASTYYTAELSTPAKEARTIIRGVVWYCKDTTCRAKKSNSRPVNVCKRLSNEMGEITSFTAKDKALADEKLAKCNS, from the coding sequence ATGACCCTCCCCCTCTCCACTTCCATCTCTTCAGCTTTTCTCCGCAACACCGGCGCCATCGCAATGGCGATGCTATATACCGTGCTGACATTCGGCGCGACGCTGGCTCCGGCAGCCGCCGAAGCACGCACGGCCAGCACATATTACACGGCGGAATTGTCGACCCCAGCAAAGGAAGCGCGCACAATAATTCGCGGCGTTGTCTGGTATTGTAAGGACACCACTTGCCGCGCGAAAAAGAGCAATTCGCGTCCGGTCAATGTCTGCAAGCGCCTTTCCAACGAAATGGGCGAAATCACTTCCTTCACCGCCAAGGATAAAGCGCTGGCGGACGAAAAGCTGGCCAAGTGCAATAGCTGA